A single window of Pseudoduganella plicata DNA harbors:
- a CDS encoding helix-turn-helix transcriptional regulator: MSGDDDMFFATALAWLQRDIDFDGLLWGTRTAGRTDAVLRVHGRPAAMAHEHGRIAASDPVTLRAMAAPDEVHALATGIVCAADAQALAFWHGYDTRQLMILAKPDHADEALGIIGVLRASDEPFPADQRRAMRRTAQAILLAQQLREAKATRMAAPPQPAPGAALTEREMAVAQAYADGRSVKEVARLMGVSVSTVQCHLARVYRKLDVHSKIALRKILGDRRARPRVA; encoded by the coding sequence ATGTCTGGCGACGACGACATGTTTTTTGCCACCGCGCTCGCCTGGCTGCAACGCGACATCGACTTCGATGGACTGCTGTGGGGCACGCGCACGGCTGGGCGCACAGATGCCGTGTTGCGCGTCCATGGCCGCCCTGCCGCCATGGCGCACGAGCACGGCCGGATAGCGGCGTCGGACCCCGTCACGCTGCGGGCCATGGCCGCGCCCGACGAGGTGCATGCGCTGGCGACCGGCATCGTCTGCGCGGCCGATGCGCAGGCGCTGGCGTTCTGGCATGGGTATGACACGCGCCAGCTGATGATCCTGGCGAAACCGGACCACGCGGACGAGGCACTCGGCATCATCGGCGTGCTGCGCGCCAGCGACGAGCCGTTCCCGGCCGACCAGCGGCGGGCGATGCGCCGCACCGCGCAGGCAATCCTGCTGGCGCAGCAGTTGCGTGAAGCGAAGGCGACCCGGATGGCGGCGCCGCCACAGCCCGCCCCCGGTGCTGCATTGACGGAGCGCGAGATGGCCGTCGCCCAGGCTTACGCGGACGGCCGTTCCGTCAAGGAGGTGGCACGGCTGATGGGAGTATCGGTATCGACGGTGCAGTGCCACCTGGCGCGCGTGTATCGCAAGCTCGACGTACACAGCAAGATCGCGCTGCGCAAGATACTGGGCGACCGCCGTGCGCGGCCGCGGGTGGCTTGA
- a CDS encoding chemotaxis protein CheA, with protein MNLDQLIHTFIAESRDLLEAMEHGLLHVAIDGDEAVNAIFRAAHTIKGSAGMFGLDAVVDFTHVAESVLDKVRAGSVPVTDDLVTLLLACCDHIGALVDAVEAGRLEGDTALAQQGAPLAARLQAYLGDSRAHAPAQRPAASAAAAPATAEQWHISLRFGPDVMRNGMDPLSFLRYLGQMGTITDIALLDDALPAADAFDAESCYLGFEIGFLTVADKAAIDEVFDFVRDDCQIRILPPRTKVSEYVQLIDDLPEQRSLLGEMLVRSGSITAHELEQALAVQSAGGAQAAPLGTILVAQGAVRAPVLEAALSKQKQANEPRQESRSVRVDADKLDRLINLVGELIIAGAGANLIARRTQIPELLECTSTLSGLVEEVRDNALQLRMVKIGATFNRFQRVVHDLSREIGKDIRLELSGEDAELDKTVVEKIGDPLTHLVRNAMDHGIEPADVRAARGKPAQGCVALNAYHDSGSIVIEVSDDGGGLKKDRILAKAIERGLVEPGRVLSDKEIFGLIFEPGFSTAEQVTNLSGRGVGMDVVKRNIVALRGSVEIASTEGVGTTVTVRLPLTLAIINGFQVGLGKSVFVIPMDMVEECIEFNDDPTRDYVDLRGQAMPFVRLRERFAVEGVPARRQSIVVVRYGSRKAGLVVDSLLGEFQTVIKPLGKVFSGVRFLSGSSILGNGDVALILDMAALLNGVETERNAAVA; from the coding sequence ATGAACCTGGACCAACTGATACATACGTTCATCGCCGAGAGCCGCGATCTGCTGGAGGCCATGGAACATGGCCTGCTGCACGTGGCGATCGACGGCGACGAGGCCGTCAACGCGATCTTCCGTGCGGCCCACACGATCAAGGGTTCGGCCGGCATGTTCGGGCTCGATGCCGTGGTGGACTTCACGCACGTGGCCGAAAGTGTGCTGGACAAGGTACGTGCCGGCAGCGTGCCCGTGACGGACGACCTGGTGACGCTGCTGCTGGCCTGCTGCGACCATATCGGTGCGCTGGTCGACGCGGTGGAGGCAGGCAGGCTGGAAGGCGACACGGCGCTGGCGCAGCAGGGCGCGCCCCTGGCCGCGCGCTTGCAGGCCTACCTGGGCGACAGCCGCGCGCACGCCCCGGCGCAGCGGCCGGCGGCCAGTGCGGCCGCTGCACCGGCGACGGCGGAACAGTGGCACATCTCGCTGCGCTTCGGCCCGGACGTGATGCGCAATGGGATGGACCCGCTGTCGTTCCTGCGCTACCTGGGCCAGATGGGCACGATTACCGACATCGCGCTGCTGGACGATGCGCTGCCGGCGGCCGACGCGTTCGATGCCGAATCGTGCTATCTCGGCTTCGAGATTGGCTTCCTGACGGTGGCGGACAAGGCGGCCATCGACGAGGTGTTCGACTTCGTGCGCGACGATTGCCAGATCCGTATCCTGCCGCCGCGCACCAAGGTGTCCGAATACGTACAGCTGATCGACGACCTGCCGGAGCAGCGCAGCCTTCTCGGCGAGATGCTGGTGCGCAGCGGCAGCATCACGGCGCACGAGCTGGAACAGGCGCTGGCGGTGCAGAGCGCCGGCGGCGCGCAGGCCGCTCCGCTGGGTACGATCCTGGTGGCGCAGGGCGCCGTGCGCGCTCCGGTGCTGGAAGCGGCGCTGTCGAAGCAGAAGCAGGCCAACGAACCACGCCAGGAAAGCCGCTCCGTGCGCGTCGATGCGGACAAGCTCGATCGCCTGATCAACCTGGTGGGCGAGCTGATCATCGCCGGCGCGGGCGCCAACCTGATCGCACGCCGTACGCAGATTCCGGAGCTGCTGGAATGCACGTCGACCTTGTCCGGTCTCGTGGAGGAAGTGCGCGACAACGCGCTGCAGCTGCGCATGGTCAAGATCGGCGCCACGTTCAACCGCTTCCAGCGCGTCGTGCACGACCTGTCGCGCGAGATCGGCAAGGACATCCGCCTGGAACTGTCGGGCGAGGACGCGGAGCTGGACAAGACTGTGGTGGAAAAGATCGGCGACCCGCTGACCCACCTGGTGCGCAACGCGATGGACCACGGCATCGAGCCGGCGGACGTGCGCGCGGCGCGCGGCAAGCCGGCGCAGGGCTGCGTGGCGCTGAACGCGTATCACGATTCGGGCAGCATCGTCATCGAAGTGAGCGACGATGGCGGCGGCCTGAAAAAGGACCGCATCCTGGCCAAGGCCATCGAGCGCGGGCTGGTGGAACCGGGCCGCGTCCTGTCGGACAAGGAAATCTTCGGCCTGATTTTCGAGCCGGGCTTCTCGACGGCGGAGCAGGTAACGAACCTGTCCGGACGCGGCGTGGGCATGGATGTCGTCAAGCGCAATATCGTCGCGCTGCGGGGCAGCGTGGAGATCGCCAGCACGGAAGGCGTCGGCACCACGGTCACCGTGCGCCTGCCGCTGACCCTGGCGATCATCAACGGCTTCCAGGTGGGCCTCGGCAAATCCGTGTTCGTCATCCCGATGGACATGGTCGAGGAATGCATCGAGTTCAACGACGATCCGACCCGCGATTACGTCGATCTGCGTGGACAGGCCATGCCGTTCGTGCGGCTGCGCGAACGCTTCGCGGTGGAAGGCGTGCCGGCCCGGCGCCAGAGCATCGTCGTGGTGCGCTATGGCAGCCGCAAGGCGGGGCTGGTGGTGGACAGCCTGCTGGGCGAATTCCAGACGGTGATCAAGCCGCTGGGCAAAGTGTTTTCCGGCGTGCGCTTCCTGAGCGGCTCGTCGATCCTGGGTAACGGCGACGTGGCGCTGATCCTGGACATGGCGGCGCTGCTCAATGGCGTCGAGACCGAGCGTAATGCCGCGGTCGCGTAA
- a CDS encoding beta strand repeat-containing protein translates to MSLGTTPRSVLRATPLLLALLAQQGYAAVVNGTPGTAGTNGSAAGQPGGAGGAGGAANATHTPTGTVPARAEAKGGAGGAGGVGGAGANGGVGGDGGAAQAVANSAPASGAATAVALATGGKGGVGGAGGAQGGIDGNGGAGASATAQASGVAAGAGAVDVTATATGGTGGAAGAVAGGAGGQAGASASGRSVSGPVRVAATATGGVGGESARGTSGNGAAVQLNNAVTGSTTGQLTLQQTAVGGGGGSGGVRYKQDAGAGGRGGDASSTLALSDGRASGLTVGVKAEGGYGGGAANGIAASGGNATASLQLTSTVARAAVSGTVTATGGIGGATGNRGAAGAGGTAQAELLLRGQGDVTGRLSAKGGDAGDGTANAASATGGSATGRLDIVATGTVDASSVVTGGQARFQQPKPGNGASGASATSDLRARSTGGKNVTVVHKAEARDGSDAAGSGYVGGRGGDVQVTTTAVSNGGYVQGDITATAGTGGAGYMGARNGDGGNAIATINSGADSTGIVDLRQTAVGGGGRTGGNGTSIVEVLNSKSSLLFLMSSAYAGSGTIAGSANAVARGSNATNASVTVQAKAFGRNVGARLNVAASGVSATGHVNVIGMATGSSGVNGGSVRLVDAVSGSTAGKLWLTQTAVGGSADDNDVSLGAGGAAESLLTLQDTKAREILVKVRSTGGRTGEQDRSSEDTTGGGGNAHSALVLSTTAATTTAAVVEATGGAAASARARRAPGGSALAELTLAGNGALDGRATATGGSAETFAALAPAVAGGGDATARARVEGNSTVLVTSTAKAGNGNQARLIDGVSIGARAVSEAVGRSTGTAAVTAAATASGGYGGWYEHAARGGDAVATASATSRGAATALASARGGIKLGDAPAGNGQATATSISTGGPSTATAEASGLRADALARAEGASGSATARSTANWDYLMNVTTAATAQVAGGATVATSAEVGTAIPTLAVPSDVQAASYATALPGGTAMLAGAPLLGAGTQGASYSGTGVLEYETSASFSVYAGGDRYLTLGLLGADGSGTGLTQLDLTLTIKGNTLFAHTFTSLDDAMTFFDDGTFALGKLELGYQDVVLTAGYTFAGPAGFAFNYALSVSAVPEPGTWMLLLCGLGLIAARAHRQRQEA, encoded by the coding sequence ATGTCCCTCGGCACCACACCGCGCAGCGTGCTGCGCGCCACCCCCTTGCTGCTTGCACTGCTGGCCCAGCAGGGCTACGCCGCCGTCGTCAACGGCACCCCCGGTACGGCCGGTACCAATGGCAGCGCTGCCGGCCAGCCGGGCGGCGCTGGCGGCGCTGGCGGCGCGGCTAACGCCACCCATACACCGACGGGCACGGTGCCGGCGCGTGCGGAAGCGAAGGGCGGCGCTGGCGGTGCCGGCGGCGTGGGCGGTGCCGGTGCCAACGGTGGCGTCGGCGGTGACGGCGGTGCGGCGCAGGCGGTAGCCAATTCCGCACCTGCCAGCGGTGCGGCCACGGCGGTGGCACTGGCCACCGGTGGCAAAGGCGGTGTTGGGGGTGCCGGCGGCGCTCAGGGCGGTATCGACGGCAATGGCGGTGCAGGCGCGAGTGCCACTGCGCAGGCGAGCGGCGTCGCGGCCGGCGCGGGTGCCGTGGACGTGACTGCCACGGCGACAGGCGGCACCGGCGGTGCGGCCGGTGCCGTTGCGGGCGGCGCAGGCGGCCAGGCCGGCGCGAGCGCGTCCGGCCGCTCCGTCAGTGGACCGGTGCGGGTCGCAGCCACCGCCACCGGCGGGGTCGGTGGCGAAAGCGCCCGCGGCACCAGTGGCAATGGCGCCGCGGTGCAGCTTAACAACGCGGTCACGGGCTCGACCACAGGCCAGCTGACCCTGCAACAAACGGCCGTCGGCGGTGGCGGCGGCTCCGGTGGTGTGCGCTACAAGCAGGACGCCGGCGCAGGCGGCCGCGGCGGCGATGCCTCCAGCACGCTGGCCTTGTCCGACGGCCGTGCAAGCGGACTGACTGTCGGCGTCAAGGCCGAGGGCGGCTATGGCGGCGGCGCCGCGAACGGCATCGCTGCAAGCGGCGGCAACGCGACCGCCAGCCTGCAATTGACGTCGACCGTGGCCCGGGCAGCCGTCAGCGGCACGGTCACGGCCACCGGGGGTATCGGAGGCGCGACCGGCAATCGTGGGGCGGCCGGTGCGGGCGGCACTGCGCAAGCCGAATTGCTGCTGCGTGGCCAGGGTGACGTTACCGGGCGCTTGAGCGCGAAGGGTGGCGACGCCGGCGACGGCACCGCGAACGCGGCGTCCGCTACGGGCGGCAGCGCCACCGGGCGGCTCGACATCGTCGCGACCGGTACTGTGGATGCCAGCAGTGTGGTCACTGGCGGCCAGGCCCGCTTCCAGCAGCCGAAACCCGGTAACGGTGCGTCGGGTGCGTCGGCGACAAGCGACCTGCGTGCCCGTTCGACGGGAGGCAAGAACGTGACGGTCGTGCACAAGGCCGAGGCCAGGGATGGCAGCGATGCCGCCGGCTCGGGTTACGTAGGTGGACGTGGCGGCGACGTGCAGGTGACGACCACGGCCGTGTCCAATGGCGGTTACGTCCAGGGGGACATCACGGCAACGGCAGGGACGGGCGGCGCGGGCTATATGGGTGCCAGGAACGGTGACGGCGGCAACGCCATCGCCACGATCAATAGTGGTGCGGACAGCACGGGTATCGTCGACTTGCGCCAGACCGCCGTTGGCGGCGGCGGCAGGACCGGTGGCAACGGTACGTCCATCGTGGAAGTGCTGAACAGCAAATCATCGCTGCTGTTCCTGATGAGCTCGGCCTATGCCGGCAGCGGCACCATTGCCGGCAGCGCCAACGCGGTGGCGCGCGGCAGTAACGCGACCAATGCCTCCGTGACCGTTCAGGCGAAGGCATTCGGTCGCAACGTGGGCGCCCGGTTGAACGTGGCCGCCAGCGGCGTCTCGGCCACCGGTCACGTGAATGTCATCGGCATGGCGACAGGCAGCTCGGGCGTCAATGGCGGCTCGGTGCGCCTGGTCGATGCGGTCAGCGGATCGACGGCGGGCAAGCTGTGGCTGACCCAGACGGCCGTAGGCGGCAGTGCAGACGACAACGATGTCAGCCTCGGTGCCGGAGGCGCGGCGGAGTCGCTGCTGACGCTGCAGGACACCAAGGCACGCGAAATCCTGGTCAAGGTGCGCTCGACCGGCGGGCGCACGGGCGAACAGGACCGCTCCTCGGAAGACACCACCGGCGGTGGCGGCAACGCGCACAGTGCGCTGGTGCTGTCGACGACCGCCGCAACGACAACAGCCGCGGTGGTCGAGGCAACGGGCGGCGCTGCCGCTTCGGCCCGTGCGCGGCGCGCTCCGGGCGGCAGCGCCCTGGCGGAGCTGACGCTCGCCGGCAACGGCGCCCTGGACGGACGTGCCACAGCCACCGGCGGGAGCGCGGAAACGTTCGCCGCCCTGGCGCCCGCCGTGGCCGGCGGCGGCGACGCGACGGCACGGGCGCGCGTGGAAGGTAACAGTACCGTCCTCGTCACCAGCACGGCGAAGGCCGGCAACGGCAACCAGGCACGGTTGATCGACGGTGTATCCATCGGCGCGCGCGCAGTCAGCGAAGCGGTCGGCCGCAGTACCGGTACCGCGGCCGTCACCGCGGCCGCCACTGCCTCGGGTGGCTATGGCGGGTGGTACGAGCACGCTGCGCGTGGCGGCGATGCCGTCGCAACCGCGAGCGCCACCTCGCGCGGTGCGGCGACCGCGCTGGCGAGTGCCCGTGGCGGGATCAAGCTCGGTGACGCACCCGCAGGCAACGGCCAGGCGACTGCGACATCGATTTCGACCGGCGGCCCGAGCACGGCGACGGCCGAGGCATCCGGCCTGCGTGCGGATGCGCTGGCGCGGGCAGAGGGCGCGAGCGGCAGCGCGACGGCTCGCAGCACGGCCAACTGGGACTACTTGATGAACGTCACGACGGCAGCCACGGCACAGGTCGCCGGCGGGGCCACTGTCGCGACGTCGGCGGAAGTGGGCACTGCCATCCCGACACTGGCCGTCCCAAGCGATGTCCAGGCCGCATCCTACGCCACGGCTTTGCCAGGTGGCACCGCCATGCTGGCCGGTGCCCCGCTGCTGGGCGCTGGCACGCAGGGGGCATCATATTCCGGCACTGGCGTGCTGGAATATGAAACCAGCGCCAGTTTCTCCGTCTACGCCGGAGGCGACCGCTATCTCACGCTAGGGCTGCTGGGTGCCGATGGTTCGGGCACCGGGCTGACACAGCTGGACCTGACGCTGACCATCAAAGGTAACACGCTGTTTGCCCACACGTTCACGTCGCTCGACGATGCGATGACGTTCTTCGACGACGGGACGTTCGCCCTGGGCAAGCTGGAACTGGGCTACCAGGACGTGGTGCTGACAGCGGGCTACACGTTCGCCGGTCCTGCGGGCTTTGCGTTCAACTACGCGTTGTCCGTCAGCGCCGTGCCTGAGCCGGGGACGTGGATGCTGCTGTTGTGCGGCCTGGGGCTGATCGCCGCGCGGGCCCACCGCCAGCGTCAGGAGGCCTGA
- a CDS encoding STAS domain-containing protein, whose amino-acid sequence MTNGEIGAAGQGVPVALQIDGEMTIYRAAELKDVLYGALQAAVAGSRALALDLSGVTEFDSAGIQLLLVAQRDAERQGQVLRLVACSPAVRDVFALTGLSARFEGEQA is encoded by the coding sequence ATGACGAATGGCGAAATTGGCGCGGCGGGCCAAGGGGTCCCTGTTGCCCTGCAAATCGACGGCGAGATGACGATCTACCGCGCCGCGGAACTGAAGGACGTGCTGTACGGCGCCCTGCAGGCGGCCGTGGCCGGATCGCGCGCACTGGCGCTCGACCTGTCGGGCGTGACGGAGTTCGACAGCGCCGGCATCCAGTTGCTGCTGGTCGCCCAGCGCGATGCCGAACGCCAGGGACAGGTGCTGCGCCTGGTCGCCTGCAGTCCGGCAGTGCGCGATGTGTTCGCGCTGACGGGGCTGTCCGCACGCTTCGAAGGAGAGCAGGCATGA
- a CDS encoding response regulator, which translates to MAKTIMVVDDSLSIRQVVGIALKQAGYDVIEGVDGVDALKKLTGQKVNLIISDVNMPNMDGITFVKELKTRAAYKFTPVLMLTTESQEDKKAQGQAAGARAWMVKPFKPDSLLAAVQKLVMP; encoded by the coding sequence ATGGCAAAAACCATCATGGTCGTGGACGACTCCCTGTCGATCCGCCAGGTCGTCGGCATCGCATTGAAGCAGGCTGGCTATGACGTCATCGAAGGCGTCGACGGCGTCGACGCGCTCAAGAAGCTGACGGGGCAGAAGGTCAACCTGATCATCAGCGATGTCAACATGCCGAACATGGACGGCATCACGTTCGTCAAGGAACTCAAGACGCGCGCGGCCTACAAGTTCACGCCGGTGCTGATGCTGACCACCGAGTCGCAGGAAGACAAGAAGGCGCAAGGCCAGGCCGCCGGCGCACGCGCGTGGATGGTCAAACCGTTCAAGCCGGACTCCCTGCTGGCCGCGGTGCAGAAGCTGGTCATGCCGTAA
- a CDS encoding methyl-accepting chemotaxis protein, with translation MRPFEKYRLVHLYPALIAALAACAVVPLAGWQWHGWLIAAGLLAAGAGLSLHGRASDTGGATLDAYLQSRQDFGNEVAGVWASHIGASREQMEAAVVALIERFSGIVFKLEQALAASGEARNREGGGIVDVFADSERELRSLLDMLASAASSKSVMLEKIQGLQQITAQLQEMAANVASIAMQTNLLALNAAIEAARAGEAGRGFAVVANEVRMLSNRSAEAGRHIARQVSQISSAIDSTCQAAGDSMRDEERSVQVSGQTIDKVLNNFRGVTDALAQSSDLLEQESVGIKAEVADALVQLQFQDRVSQIMSHVQQNIARLPAYLDEHRQGVAGTAVPVLQARSLLAELESTYAMAEERTLHRSASKPAPQQAEEITFF, from the coding sequence GTGCGTCCGTTCGAGAAATACCGGCTTGTCCACCTCTATCCCGCGCTGATTGCCGCGCTGGCCGCCTGCGCCGTCGTGCCGCTGGCGGGATGGCAGTGGCATGGCTGGCTGATCGCCGCCGGGCTGCTGGCCGCCGGGGCCGGCCTGAGCCTGCACGGCCGGGCCAGCGACACCGGCGGCGCCACGCTGGACGCCTATCTGCAGAGCCGCCAGGACTTCGGCAACGAAGTGGCGGGCGTCTGGGCGTCGCATATCGGCGCGTCGCGCGAGCAGATGGAAGCGGCGGTCGTTGCGCTGATCGAACGCTTCTCCGGCATCGTCTTCAAACTGGAGCAGGCGCTGGCCGCATCGGGCGAAGCGCGCAACCGCGAAGGCGGCGGCATCGTCGACGTGTTCGCCGACAGCGAACGCGAACTGCGCTCGCTGCTGGACATGCTGGCCAGTGCCGCGTCGAGCAAATCGGTCATGCTGGAGAAAATCCAGGGCCTGCAGCAGATCACCGCGCAATTGCAGGAGATGGCGGCAAACGTGGCCAGCATCGCCATGCAGACCAACCTGCTGGCGCTCAACGCGGCGATCGAGGCGGCCCGGGCCGGCGAGGCAGGACGCGGCTTTGCCGTTGTCGCCAACGAGGTGCGCATGCTGTCGAACCGTTCCGCCGAAGCGGGCCGGCACATCGCCCGGCAGGTGAGCCAGATCAGCAGCGCGATCGACAGCACGTGCCAGGCGGCCGGCGATTCGATGCGCGACGAGGAGCGCTCCGTGCAGGTATCCGGCCAGACCATCGACAAGGTGCTGAACAATTTCCGCGGCGTGACCGATGCGCTGGCGCAGTCGTCCGACCTGCTGGAGCAGGAAAGCGTGGGCATCAAGGCCGAAGTGGCGGACGCGCTGGTGCAGCTGCAGTTCCAGGACCGCGTCAGCCAGATCATGTCGCACGTCCAGCAGAACATCGCCCGCCTGCCGGCCTACCTGGACGAACACCGCCAGGGCGTTGCCGGCACCGCGGTCCCCGTGCTGCAGGCCCGCAGCCTGCTCGCCGAGCTGGAAAGCACGTATGCAATGGCGGAAGAACGCACGCTCCATCGGAGCGCCTCGAAACCTGCTCCCCAGCAGGCTGAAGAAATCACATTTTTCTAG
- a CDS encoding ATP-binding protein: MSSTIYRFGPFALHPAQRRLLAGGTEIVLQARAFDVLHVLVARQGVLVLKRELLDTVWPGAVVEENNLQVHISQLRKTLGHDAIKTVPGRGYQLALPCASEETAVPAGPPPSPALLYGRDDDLEDCLDLLRNARLVSIVGATGVGKTSLARHVAARLHVSFDGRVTWVDLAHAMTAADVEAALARVEPGCRLLVLDNADQVSNATAQEAERLLAQAPALRLLVTTQVRLNLREESVYRLASLAVPTGGNPAVEALKYGAVALLQARIAARDRHFMLDDGNIGTAIRLCRRLDGLPLALELAAARVPAFGLEGVLRSLDDGLFLLSGGTHAAPPRHRALHSALDWSYGLLRPGEQALYCAMARLPGWFALDQLGSGTAGRTSLFDAVDTLVDRAFVVFDGARPRPYTLTETGRAFALAKRRNGAASLQAS; encoded by the coding sequence ATGTCCTCCACCATCTACCGCTTCGGTCCGTTTGCACTGCATCCGGCACAACGCCGCCTTCTGGCTGGCGGGACGGAGATCGTGCTGCAGGCGCGCGCCTTCGACGTTCTGCATGTCCTGGTGGCGCGCCAGGGCGTCCTGGTGCTGAAACGCGAGTTGCTGGACACGGTGTGGCCCGGCGCGGTAGTGGAAGAGAACAACCTGCAGGTGCACATCTCGCAACTGCGCAAGACCCTCGGCCACGACGCCATCAAGACCGTGCCGGGGCGCGGCTATCAGCTTGCCCTGCCGTGCGCCAGCGAAGAGACGGCCGTGCCGGCAGGACCGCCACCGTCGCCGGCGCTGTTGTACGGCCGGGATGACGACCTGGAAGACTGCCTCGACCTGCTGCGCAACGCGCGGCTGGTGTCGATCGTCGGCGCCACGGGTGTCGGCAAGACGTCGCTGGCGCGCCACGTGGCGGCCCGCCTGCATGTCTCTTTCGATGGCCGGGTAACCTGGGTGGACCTGGCGCATGCCATGACGGCCGCGGATGTCGAAGCCGCGCTGGCCCGCGTGGAACCAGGCTGTCGCCTGCTCGTGCTGGACAACGCCGACCAGGTCAGCAACGCGACGGCGCAGGAGGCGGAGCGTCTGCTCGCACAAGCCCCGGCGCTCCGCCTGCTCGTCACGACGCAGGTTCGGCTGAACCTCCGGGAGGAATCGGTGTATCGGCTGGCATCGCTGGCGGTGCCCACGGGCGGCAACCCCGCCGTGGAGGCGCTCAAATATGGCGCGGTCGCGCTGCTGCAGGCACGGATCGCCGCGCGTGACCGGCACTTCATGCTGGACGACGGCAACATCGGCACAGCCATCCGCCTGTGCCGTCGCCTGGACGGCCTGCCGCTGGCGCTGGAGCTGGCCGCGGCGCGCGTACCGGCGTTCGGCCTGGAAGGGGTACTACGGTCGCTGGACGACGGCCTGTTCCTCCTCAGCGGCGGTACGCATGCGGCACCGCCCCGCCATCGCGCACTGCACAGCGCACTGGACTGGAGCTACGGCCTGCTGCGGCCGGGCGAGCAGGCGCTGTATTGCGCGATGGCGCGCTTGCCCGGCTGGTTTGCCCTCGACCAGCTGGGCAGCGGTACGGCTGGCCGGACCAGCCTGTTCGATGCCGTCGACACACTGGTCGACCGCGCCTTTGTCGTCTTCGACGGGGCGCGCCCACGGCCCTACACGCTGACCGAGACCGGGCGCGCCTTCGCGCTGGCAAAGCGGCGCAACGGCGCCGCCTCGCTTCAGGCCTCCTGA
- a CDS encoding nidogen-like domain-containing protein, with amino-acid sequence MKRTLLALSLLAAFASTTAYADPLLSGFGGDRDFGTLVMAPNDDGSSSQLTLPFRINFFGNAYSNYWVNNNGNISFTGALSSFTPSLFPISSAAMIAPFWADVDTRNQTDNLPNPFMNNVYMATPDSKTLVVTWDTVGYYDHHNDKQNTFQLVLKDQSATTGHAGDFDMEFRYGQLQWTTGDASEGTNGFGGRAAVAGWNAGAATNSYSLIGSGTQNVTGLVNTSNVGTDGVWRFMVRSDELPGSAPYNPVLPDNIDDGSAGWVFENMPVGTGTPIWIDPIVATGYDYLISNGPLVNGVTLLPGVGDGRYDIWLKEGGEWKLFASNVAGGEHFEFGKSVDEFRITGIETDAAINPDSPIAFATGLWFDGVGNATVTQTALTVEVLPVPEPATYGMLLAGLGMMGFAARRRRD; translated from the coding sequence ATGAAACGTACTCTCCTCGCACTGTCCCTGCTGGCGGCCTTTGCCAGCACCACGGCCTACGCCGATCCGCTGTTGTCCGGCTTCGGCGGCGACCGGGACTTCGGCACGCTCGTGATGGCGCCAAATGACGACGGGTCGTCCAGCCAGCTGACCCTGCCGTTCCGCATTAATTTCTTCGGTAACGCCTATTCGAATTACTGGGTGAATAACAACGGCAATATTTCGTTCACAGGCGCGCTGAGCAGTTTCACACCGTCGCTGTTCCCGATCTCCAGCGCGGCGATGATCGCCCCGTTCTGGGCCGACGTCGATACGCGCAACCAGACGGACAACCTGCCGAATCCGTTCATGAACAACGTCTACATGGCCACGCCGGACAGCAAGACGCTGGTCGTGACCTGGGACACGGTGGGCTATTACGACCACCACAACGACAAGCAGAACACCTTCCAGCTGGTGCTGAAGGACCAGTCGGCGACGACGGGCCACGCGGGCGACTTCGACATGGAATTCCGCTACGGCCAGCTGCAGTGGACGACGGGCGACGCCAGCGAAGGCACCAACGGCTTTGGCGGCAGGGCCGCCGTGGCCGGCTGGAACGCGGGCGCGGCAACCAATTCGTATTCGCTGATCGGTTCGGGCACGCAGAACGTGACGGGTCTCGTCAACACCAGCAACGTGGGCACGGACGGCGTCTGGCGCTTCATGGTGCGCAGCGACGAACTGCCGGGCAGCGCGCCGTACAACCCTGTCCTGCCAGACAATATCGACGACGGCAGCGCCGGCTGGGTGTTCGAGAACATGCCGGTCGGTACCGGCACGCCGATCTGGATCGACCCGATCGTCGCCACCGGCTATGACTACCTGATCAGCAACGGCCCGCTGGTCAACGGTGTGACCCTGCTGCCGGGCGTAGGCGACGGCCGCTACGACATCTGGCTGAAAGAAGGCGGCGAGTGGAAACTGTTCGCTTCCAACGTGGCTGGCGGCGAGCATTTCGAGTTCGGCAAATCGGTGGACGAATTCCGTATCACCGGAATCGAAACGGACGCCGCCATCAACCCGGACAGCCCGATCGCGTTTGCAACCGGTCTGTGGTTCGACGGTGTCGGCAATGCTACGGTGACGCAGACGGCGCTGACCGTCGAGGTGCTGCCGGTACCGGAGCCTGCCACCTACGGCATGCTGCTGGCCGGGCTCGGCATGATGGGCTTCGCCGCCCGTCGCCGTCGCGACTGA